The genomic stretch TTGGCCGGTCGATTTCACTGTGAAATCCTATTCTTTTATTTTGGATAATCCAAGATTTTTGGCATCAATTGGCATAACTTTACAACGAGTGCTGTTAGGTACCGGACTGAGTCTTTTTCTGACCATATTGACGGCTTATCCTCTCTCGAAAGAAACATCTGCGTTTCGTCACCGTACTCTATTTGCATGGTTTTTTGTATTTACTATTTTGTTTAACGGTGGATTGATTCCATGGTATATGACCATTAAGATGACAGGTCTGATTGATACGTTGTGGGCTTTAGTACTGCCGGCGGCGGTCGCTGTCTTTAATATTATTCTCCTTTTAAACTTCTACAGGTCATTGCCAAAAGAATTGGAGGAGGCCGCTGTTATTGACGGGGCGGGACATTGGCTCATTCTTTGGAAGATCATGGTACCGCTGTCTATGCCGGCTATTGCCACCATCCTGTTGTTTACCGTCGTCCATCATTGGAACTCTTGGTTTGACGGCATGATTCTGATGAACAAACCGAGCCATTATCCTTTGGCTACTTATTTGCAATCTGTCATTATTAAGCTGGATTTTGAGAATATGCGGCAGTCTGACATTTACATGCTGGGACTTATATCCGATCGTACTTCCAAAGCAGCGCAAATCTTTCTGGGTACTCTGCCTATCCTTTTGGTATACCCGTTTCTTCAAAGATACTTTATGAAGGGTATTGTTATGGGAAGTGTGAAAGGATAAATTCATTATGGCTTGGAGGTAGTTGAAAATGACAAATCCGATATATCCTCTAATCCTTCCCGCCCCTAAAGCGGGAGGATACCGTGAGGAAAATTATTATATTTGGTGCGGCTCCTGTATTCGCGGGGAGGATGGACGCTATCATTTATTTGCGTCGCGATGGAAGAAAGAACTAGGTTTTGGTGTTCATTGGCTATTTAATTGTGAAATCGTAAGGGCGGCCAGTGACGCTCCTGAGGGTCCCTATCACTATGAGGAAACCGTACTTGGACGGCGCGACCGCTCCTATTTTGACGGAATGAATCAACATAATCCTCATATTAAGTATTATAACGGCACTTATTATCTCTACTATATGGGAACTACTTATGGGGGGCCTATTCCAGGACCAAACGATTTCATCCCGTCTGAACGCGGGGCTGAGGTCTGGAACAATAAAAGAATCGGTTTGGCCGTTGCAAGCTCTGTATTCGGGCCTTGGAGTCGTAAAGATACGCCTTTGCTGGAGCCGCGTCTGGGACAATGGGACGGAACGATTACTACTAATCCCGCAGTAGCCATTCTCGACGATGGAACGACCTATATGATTTATAAATCAAGGGAGTATTCGGGATCTACTCTCCAACTCGGTGTAGCGATCGCTGACAACCCGGCAGGTCCCTTCCAGCGCTTGTCGAACCAACCGATTCTAGGCTTTGATAATCCCGATTTGCATGTTGAAGATCCATATCTATGGCATGCCGATGGCCAATTTCATTTGCTTATGAAGGATGATTTTAAAAACAATTGCGGAGGGATCACTGGAGAGTGGGGAGCAGGAATCTATGCGACCAGCGACGATTGCATACATTGGAATATCCATCCCGACCCAAAGGCCTATTCGAGAACGGTAAAGTGGGATGATGGCAGCGAAATCGAAATGTGCAACCTAGAGCGGCCGAATTTATTATTTCAAGACGGGGTTCCGACGCACTTATTCGCTGCAACGGGTACGGGCGAGAAGGCGTGGCATTTTGATCATACTTGGAATATGGTGATTCCGCTAACTAACGGCAGTCAGCCTAAGCATAATGAATCATGATTAAATGAAGGAGGGGCTCTGTCATCAATACAGATGCTGCAAAATTACCGGAAGCCATTAACCTATGGAGTCAGACACTGAAAATAATGCTTGGGGATGAGCCCAAACGCGCTGCTATTTTTGAAACATGCGTTGCAAATACATGGGAGACAACACTCAAGCGGCTGGATGACGGAACTACCTTTGTGATTACAGGGGATATTCCAGCTATGTGGCTTAGAGATTCGGCTGCTCAAATTAGGCCCTATCTATTGATTGCCGGGGAAAACTCGGAAGTCAGGGATGTGATTGCAGGACTGGTCGAGCGGCAATTTCAGCTGGTGATAACAGATCCTTATGCAAATGCATTTAATGAGGGGCCAACGGGCCTCGGTCACACCGAAGATTTAACGGAAATGAGACCATGGGTATGGGAGCGCAAATACGAGGTCGATTCGTTATGTTATCCGATCCAGCTAAGTTATCTGCTTTGGAAAAATACGGGCAGAACGTCACATTTTAGTGCCGCTTTTCGCGAAGGGTTATCGCTCATATTAAAGTTGTGGAGAACGGAGCAGTATCATGAAACCCAATCCGAATACCGTTTTCAACGCATGAATTGTCCAGCAACCGATACATTGATTCGTGACGGCAAAGGATCGGAGACAGGCTATACCGGAATGACTTGGTCGGGTTTCCGGCCGAGTGATGATGCCTGTACGTATGGATATTTAATTCCTTCGAACATGTTTGCCGTCGTTGTGTTAAGATACGTCGTTGAAATAGCGACTGAAGTGTTAAATGACACGGAATTGGCGAAGGAAGCTATGGATCTTTCAAATGAAATTGACGCAGGTATTCAACAATACGGCATCATTGAGCATCCAGAGTTTGGGCTGATATATGCCTATGAGACGGATGGAATGGGAAATTATAACCTTATGGATGACGCGAATGTCCCAAGTCTACTGTCTAGCGCTTATTTAGGCTACTGTTCCATGGATGACCCGATCTATGTCAATACTCGCAAATTCATCCTTAGCTCGAATAATCCCTTCTATTTTAAAGGTGCTGCCGCAGCGGGAGTGGGCAGTCCGCATACTCCGTCTGACTATATTTGGCCAATAGCTTTGGCTATGGAGGGTTTGACGAGCGAGAGCAACAACGAAAGAAAAACAATCCTTAAACTGCTTGAAAGCACGGATAATGGGTGTGGAATGATGCATGAGGGATTTCATAAGGATGATCCATCCTTATACACAAGGGAATGGTTCTCATGGGCGAATATGATGTACTGCGAGCTGGTACTTCGAACACTTGATCTTCAAGTGAAAGGTTAGTTTTCAAGAAATAACGTAAGACGCTGCCCCCAAAAATAATCCTTTTATCGTTTGAAAAAAAGTCCCCTCTTGTGGGACTTTTGTGTTTTAATCAGAGTAATGTTAACAGCGGGGATAGAGAAATCAGCAATTTAAAAGCATAAGAGTTATAATAAGTAGTAGCAAATATATGAGGCAGGGGCTTGAGATGAAGGAACATCGCGTAGCTTATAATGGGAATGTAAATATAGGTTTAAACACAGATGTCAATAGACCAACACCTGAATATATTGAAGCAGTCCATAAGCTAAGAGAGAAATTTCTATATGCTATTCAACATAGCAATCTGGATGATATAAATGAATATGAAAGGGACTTGAATCAGAAATTTAATGATAAGCATTTAAACATTCTTAATCGAGTCCCAAATGATAAAATTAGATCTTATAAAAACATTTTATTGTCGCACAATACCCTTTACAGCTATTCAGCTGAAAAAGGAGGCTTAAGTGCATGGCAGACTCACTTTATATCGGAAAAGTATGCCATCATGATCGAGCATGCCGAACATATCTCTGAGCTGGATAAGATTCATTCAAATATGGTTAAAGAGTATTCTGATCCAACAATCCGAAAATCTAACAGTGACAAATTAACAATCGTAGAGAAGGCAGAAATATATATTGAAATGAACTTTGCAGAGGACATTTCCATGGACGAAATGGCAGGAAAGCTGCATGTTCATCCTTCCCATTTGATGCGAGTATTTAAGAAGGAAAAAGGAATAACGATTAGTTATTATCGTAATCAGCGAAGAATAAAGGAAGCGAAGCAGCTTATTCTTTACTCCAATCTTTCCATGACTGAAATTGCCATTATGATTGGATTTAGCAATTCTCAGTATTTTTCAAAGTTTTTTAAAGAGGAAGCAGGAGTAACTCCTTTAGAGTTCAAAAAAGGTATCATTAACGATTCTAAAAAAAATTTAGTGAATTGATCGATATAAATAGTGGAACTCTTAGGCGCATAATAAACTTTGCGTCTATTTTTTTGCGGTTTTTGAAAAAATTGATGCAATTATACTATAAAAACATGCAATTGTAGCGTAAAAGTATTTTTAATATTGAATGTATACTAAATAAATAAGCTCGAAATAGAGCGCTTACTTGCAGGAAGACAGAGGAGGAAGAACGATGAGAAAGTTTGGAGCAAGAGACCAGGTAGGATACGCGCTAGGAGATATAGGTGGAAGTTTCGTCAACTTATATATAGGTGGATTTTTCTTAATCTTCTGTACGTATGTTTTAGGTGTAAGCCCTTACTTTATGGGGACCTTGTTTTTATTAGGCAAGTTTTTTGATGCCGCTTGCAACGTAATTATGGGAACTCTTCCAGACCGTTGGAAGCTAGGGAAATCCGGCGATAAATTTTTGCCGTATATTACGATCTCCAAATGGATATTAGCAGCTTCTTGCTTACTGTCTTTTGCAGATGTATCTGGTTTGGGATCTACTGCCACGCATATTTGGGTCGTATTCGTCTATTTATTCTTCTGTGTTGCTTACACAGCTGATTCTATCCCTTACGGTTCTCTGGCATCTGTTATTACTACTGATCCTGTTGAACGCACCAAATTATCTCGTGCACGGGCTATTGGCGGGATGGTTGTTGGACTTGGTTTCTTATCCTTTGTTCCCATGTTTATCTATGATCATTCTGGCTCTGTAATTCCAGAAGCCTTTTTCCAAATTGCTATCGTATTTAGTATTTTATCGGTATTAGCTTATACAGGGCTTGTACGATTAACGACAGAACGTATTCGTGATGATAAACCCGCAGGTGCAAAATCCGATTACAATTTTAAGGATGCATTTAAAGTAGCGCTTAAAAACAGACCGTTGATTGGTATGATGGTTGCTTCCGTTGGTTCACTACTTATGATCAATGGTGTAAGTCAATTAGCACCTATCGTCTTTGCAGAACGTTATCACATGCCTGGTGCTTTTACGATCAACTCCTTTATTAGCATTGGTATTACGCTCGTATTGTTCACGATCATTCCTAAATTGGTAGCTAGGTTTAATAAAAGAAATATTATTATTGCGACCTCAATCTTCAGTTTTGCTGCAACACTTTTCATCACATTTGTCACAATTGAAAATGTATACGTGTTCATGGCTGTATATAATCTAGCTACAATCGGTTCATCTGTTTTTGTTATGGTGGTTTGGGCTCTTGTAACCGATTGTATCGATTATGCCGAGCTTCAAACAGGAAAGCATTACGAGGGTACACTTTATTCTCTATATTCCTTTGCTCGTAAAGTCGGTATGGGACTAGGCGCTGCTATCGGAAGCTATGCTTTAGGATGGGTAGGGTTCGTTTCTGGGGCAAAATCTCAATCACCGGAAGTAGCAGAAGGCGTATTGAAAATGTACACGGGTATGCCAATACTCGCATTCGTTATTATTTTAATCGGTGTAGGTCTAATCTATAACCTCAATACAAAGCGAACTAATGAAATGTATGCTGCGTTAAAAGAAATGAGAGCAGCTAAATAAGAAAAATTCTAATGTATAGTGAGTTCTTATCTATAAAAGAATAGGAGTGTTTGATATGCGTACTAGATTCCTTTCAAAAATGACCAATGGGGAAGTTGAACAATATTTAGATCGAAATGATATTATCTATGTTCCAGTTGGCGTAACGGAAACTCACGGAGCCTTGCCTTTAGATTCTGAAACCGTTTTAGCAGAAGCGATCGCTTTGAAAATGGCTGAAGCATCTGATGGGCTTGTTCTTCATAATTTACCTTATTTCTTTCCAGGTGGAACGACTGTCGCTCGCGGCACGATTCAAATGAGTGTAAAAGATGGGATGGCTTATTTAGATAAGATAGCGAAGTCGTTGTTGAATCAAGGCTTTAGACGACAAATTTATGTTACATCTCATGGTCCAGCGTATTTGACCGTAAGTGGTATGGTTCGTGATTTCTTTGATGAAACGAAAGTGCCGATCCTCTATATGGACTTGTTAAAAGCGGCAGAAATAGTCAATTTTAATTTACTGGAGCAATTCCATGCTATAAGTATTGGAGCATATAAGGTGCTGGGCAGACTAGAAGATGTACCATTAAACGTACCTGAATCGCAGTCGGTTACGTATGATGTGCAGCATATGCTGGCAGGCATGAATAAAAATCCTGGAAATCTATTAGGCAAGTATGCTTATCAATCTGGCGCTGTTGGTTCTTATTTTCATGAGCCCTCTGATCATATGGCAACACCGCTATTAAAAACGCCTGAAGACAGAGAAGGACATGCAGCTGCGGGGGTTCAAGCGATTAACGAGCTTATTCAAGCATTGAATATGCCAGCTATTGCAGAATCACTTCGTCAAGTGGACGATTATACTAAGGATACTATTCTTCCTAAATACGGAGCGCATTTACCAAGCTAATAGTTAACAAGCCGTGTGAATCCTATGGATTCACATGGCTTGTTTCGTTAAATAGAGAAAAATAAGGATAAAAACTGCAGCAGGCTGTCTTTACTGAAATTTACCGGCTTTTAAATAGGTTATAACTAGCTTATAATAGATGTAGCAATTATCTTAATCTATTAATTTAGTGATACAATATAATGAGGTTTTAATTGATACGGAAAAGGTTGACTAGGTCGCACCTTGGCTTGCTGTGGAGCGCCAATATCTTTTCTTCAAATATTAGCGTGTTAGGAAGGTAAAAATGAGCAACAGACAAACTAAAACAGACGTTATTTTAATTGGTGCCGGAATTATGACTGCCACTTTGGGGACACTATTGAAAGAATTAGTACCGGACTGGAAAATTACAGTGTTTGAGAAGCTCGCAAGTGCAGGAGAAGAAAGTTCTAACGAATGGAACAATGCAGGAACGGGACATGCTGCGCTATGCGAGCTTAACTACACCTCCGAAAAACCGGACGGATCTGTAGATATTAGCAAAGCGATCAATGTTAATGAACAGTTTCAGGTTTCCATGCAGTTCTGGTCTTATCTCGTAAACAGAAATTTAATACGCAACCCGCAGGATTTTATTATGCCATTGCCGCATATGAGTTTAGTGCAAGGGGAAAATAATGTAGCGTATTTGAAAAAACGTTTTGAAGCGATGTCCAACAATCCACTGTTTCAAGGGATGGAATTTTCCGATGACCCGAAAAAACTAATGGAATGGATTCCTCTTATTATGAAAGACCGTTCAGTGAATGAGCCCATTGCGGCCACAAAAATTGACACGGGAACGGATGTTAACTTTGGTGCTCTGACTCGAATGCTGTTTGACCACTTAAAGAGTAAAAAAGTCGGTATTCACTACAAGCAGCAGGTTAATGATATTAAACGTACGAGCGATGGTTCATGGGAATTGAAAGTAAAGAATGTCGATAGCGGTAAAGTTGAGAATCATACTGCAAAATTCGTCTTTATCGGCGGTGGCGGCGGAAGCCTGCATTTATTGCAAAAATCGGGCATTCCTGAAGGGAAACACATTGGTGGATTCCCAATAAGCGGAATATTTATGGTGTGCAACAATAAGGATGTTGTAGCTCAGCATCATGCAAAAGTATACGGCAAAGCTGCAGTTGGGGCACCGCCAATGTCTGTTCCGCATCTGGATACCAGGTTTATCGATAACAAAAAATCGTTACTATTTGGGCCGTTTGCCGGCTTCTCGCCGAAGTTTTTAAAAACGGGCTCTATGATGGATTTGATCACTTCCGTAAAAGCGGATAATCTCACAACTCTGTTGGCCGCAGGTGCCAAAAACCTTTCCTTAACAACTTACCTCATTCAGCAAGTGATGTTATCGAAAGAAAAGCGCATGGAAGAGCTGCGAGCGTTTATCCCGAACGCCAAAAGCGAGGATTGGGATTTAGTAGTAGCTGGCCAACGTGTGCAGGTTATTAAAGATACTGCTGCAGGCAAAGGAACGCTTCAATTTGGTACGGAAGTGGTTAGTGCGAGTGATGGCTCAATAGCGGCATTGCTAGGTGCTTCTCCGGGCGCTTCTACCGCTGTTTCCGTTATGCTTGAGGTCATTAACAAATGCTTCCCGCAGCATGTCAAAGAGTGGGAACCGAAAATAAAAGAAATGATTCCTTCTTATGGCTTGTCACTAATGAAAAACCCAGAGCTTATTCGCGAAATTCATACTTCAACAGCGCGGACGCTTGTTCTAAACAGTGAGCAGCCACGCGTCAAGCAGACTTCTTTCTAAATTCCTGCAAGGGCTCAAAGATGTATAACAGTATGCAGGATTTGAATACATCGCCATTTAGGTTAAATACCTTGGGCGATGTATTTTTTGTGCTTTAACGAGCGTCCTTTTCTCTGTGACTGTGCATCCCCCTCCGCCTAATTGTAATCAAAACGGTTTCATGATAAATTGTTGCTGTAAGAACCAGCATAGGGGGAACTGTAATGAAGCTGATTCTGATTGAGGATGAACCGGATTCTTTAATGGGTATGAAGCATGCAGTAGAATCGATCAATATGGACATGATTTTATATACAGCAGGAACCGCGGAGTCGGCATTGGAGATCATTGAGGAGCAGCAGCCCGAACTTATCGTCACGGATATTATGCTGCCCGGCATGACAGGGCTTGATTTGGTAGAGTACTGCAGGAGTGAATCCTATGGCCCTAAGGTTATTATTGTGAGCGGCTATAATGACTTTGAATACGCCAGAAGAAGTCTGCAAATTGGAGCTATGGATTATTTATTGAAGCCATACAGCACAGAAGATTTTATTGCAAAAATCGAGAAAACGCTGCTACTGATTGGCAGGGAGGAAAGCTTGAGTGGTCAGATGAAGCATCAGCAGGCGTATGCGGAGATCGGCAACCGTATGATGCGAGACAACGACCTAATCGATTTTTGTTTTAAGCAAACACCATTGGAAGAGCATATATATCAGAGGTTAAAGCTTTGGCATTTGGAATGGTTGGCCGATCAGGCCTATTCACTGTTCGTTATGGATACAAAGGGATACCCGGAAGGTAAGCCGGAAGGACGGGAATATACGATTCAGACCTTCGCAATCGGAAATATCGTACAGGAGCTGCTTTTGGAGCAGCAACCGTCCATTCTCTTCAAGGATCCAAAAAACCGCTGGGTTTTGTTGACGGGGGAGGAGTCAGTCGAAGGGCTTGCCGTAAGAATTATAAACGAAGTGAAACAGTACCACAAGCTTGATATCGCGCTCGGGGCGAGCTCACGGATGCAAAGGTTTGAGAGCATCCACGATGCGTATGAAGAAGCGATGACCGCATTTCGGATTCATTCGCTGTCGGCGGAAACAAGCGTGTTTTACGAATCGAAGGACGAAGGAGATTATTCCTCCCCAGAGGAGATGGCCTCAATCCTAAAAGCAAAGGACGAAGAATTAGTCCAGCTTAAAGTGCACCGTTTTATCCGGCAAACTATTTCAGTAGAGCTTGGGGCTGGACGAAACGACAGGGTAAGAGGAATCTTAAATTATTTATCGGACATCATCGTCTGTTTGCGTAAATCTTCTTCCAAGGATCTGGAGGAGATTCCGATGAGCGTTTGGGAAAGCCTTGACGAATGCCATACGCTCGAGCAATATGAGGAGGTTGTTTGCAGGTATTTGCTTCATTTGAGCGAAAAAATATCTTCAATGAGCTTGAACGCTGTCATTGAAAGAGCGCTCCAATTAATTTCCAGGCGATATATGGAAGATTTGTCTCTTCAAATAATTGCCGATGAGCTTAGCCTGCATCCCGTATGGCTTAGTCAATTGTTTAAAAAAGAGACAGGCCAGACGTATATGGATTTTCTCACCAGTACGCGAATCGAGCAAGCGAAAAAGCTGCTAAGGGAAAGCAGTCTGAAGGTATATGAGATTGCGGAATCAGTTGGTTACCACGATTTACAGCATTTTGGTAGCGTATTCAAGAAACGCGTCGGACAAACTCCGAAGGAATTCAGGTATGGACGATGAGAAAGCGACTATTTTCCAATACCAATACGTTGTTTAAAAAAATGTTCATCCTCATGTCCCTGTCCATATTTATTCCCGTAGCGCTGGTTGGCTATTTGTCCTACAGCAGGTCCAAAGCTCAGTTGGAATCTGTCTCCTCGCAATTTCTTGCGGATAATTTACAGCTAAATGGTAAGCAAATAGACAACTTTTTTCAAAATGTGGAGAACGAATCGGGGAAGACGATTTCATCGCTGGAATTGCAAAAGCTACTGAGGATGGAACCACCAGAAACCTACAAGGAGGAAGTTGAGTTTATTAAGCGTCTTACTGGAGTGGTTACACAGTTAAAGGGCTCGTATGAAACGTATGTGCTTCCGATGGATATAGAGGCATATCCGAATTATTCCAAACTAATTAATTTCAATAAGCTGCGGCCTGAGCATTATCAACGGGCCGCCGAGCAGGTGGGCAAGGGCGTCTGGTTTCAAGAATGGGACGAGAACGCTAGACGTTCGAATTTCATTTATGTAAGGGCTATACGGTCCTCTTATTATTACGAAGCGTTAGGCGTAATTGCGATTCAGATTTCGGATTCTCTACTGCGTGAAGAACTGGCCTTCCCTTCCTCCTTTCAAAATTACACGCTGCTCATGGTGGATGGGAATAACCGTATCATTTCGCATCCTAACCCGAGGGAATACGGCAATACGTACGAGCAGGAAACGGGCTGGACAGGAGCGGGGATTGTGCTGCAGCAAGAGGGCTGGAAATTATATGCCACAGTGCCGCAAAAGGAGCTTACGGGCCATTTGGACCAAATTAAAAATTTTACGCTTTGGATCGTGCTTGGAAGTTTGTTTGTGATAACGTTGTTCCTAGTATTAATTGTGCGCAATTTTACGATTC from Paenibacillus sp. FSL H8-0548 encodes the following:
- a CDS encoding creatininase family protein; its protein translation is MRTRFLSKMTNGEVEQYLDRNDIIYVPVGVTETHGALPLDSETVLAEAIALKMAEASDGLVLHNLPYFFPGGTTVARGTIQMSVKDGMAYLDKIAKSLLNQGFRRQIYVTSHGPAYLTVSGMVRDFFDETKVPILYMDLLKAAEIVNFNLLEQFHAISIGAYKVLGRLEDVPLNVPESQSVTYDVQHMLAGMNKNPGNLLGKYAYQSGAVGSYFHEPSDHMATPLLKTPEDREGHAAAGVQAINELIQALNMPAIAESLRQVDDYTKDTILPKYGAHLPS
- a CDS encoding malate:quinone oxidoreductase; the encoded protein is MSNRQTKTDVILIGAGIMTATLGTLLKELVPDWKITVFEKLASAGEESSNEWNNAGTGHAALCELNYTSEKPDGSVDISKAINVNEQFQVSMQFWSYLVNRNLIRNPQDFIMPLPHMSLVQGENNVAYLKKRFEAMSNNPLFQGMEFSDDPKKLMEWIPLIMKDRSVNEPIAATKIDTGTDVNFGALTRMLFDHLKSKKVGIHYKQQVNDIKRTSDGSWELKVKNVDSGKVENHTAKFVFIGGGGGSLHLLQKSGIPEGKHIGGFPISGIFMVCNNKDVVAQHHAKVYGKAAVGAPPMSVPHLDTRFIDNKKSLLFGPFAGFSPKFLKTGSMMDLITSVKADNLTTLLAAGAKNLSLTTYLIQQVMLSKEKRMEELRAFIPNAKSEDWDLVVAGQRVQVIKDTAAGKGTLQFGTEVVSASDGSIAALLGASPGASTAVSVMLEVINKCFPQHVKEWEPKIKEMIPSYGLSLMKNPELIREIHTSTARTLVLNSEQPRVKQTSF
- a CDS encoding AraC family transcriptional regulator, whose translation is MKEHRVAYNGNVNIGLNTDVNRPTPEYIEAVHKLREKFLYAIQHSNLDDINEYERDLNQKFNDKHLNILNRVPNDKIRSYKNILLSHNTLYSYSAEKGGLSAWQTHFISEKYAIMIEHAEHISELDKIHSNMVKEYSDPTIRKSNSDKLTIVEKAEIYIEMNFAEDISMDEMAGKLHVHPSHLMRVFKKEKGITISYYRNQRRIKEAKQLILYSNLSMTEIAIMIGFSNSQYFSKFFKEEAGVTPLEFKKGIINDSKKNLVN
- a CDS encoding carbohydrate ABC transporter permease — protein: MRSASWGRVAFQSFNYTFLIMVSLLCILPLVHILAISFSSSSAVSAGDVTFWPVDFTVKSYSFILDNPRFLASIGITLQRVLLGTGLSLFLTILTAYPLSKETSAFRHRTLFAWFFVFTILFNGGLIPWYMTIKMTGLIDTLWALVLPAAVAVFNIILLLNFYRSLPKELEEAAVIDGAGHWLILWKIMVPLSMPAIATILLFTVVHHWNSWFDGMILMNKPSHYPLATYLQSVIIKLDFENMRQSDIYMLGLISDRTSKAAQIFLGTLPILLVYPFLQRYFMKGIVMGSVKG
- a CDS encoding glycoside hydrolase family 125 protein, yielding MLGDEPKRAAIFETCVANTWETTLKRLDDGTTFVITGDIPAMWLRDSAAQIRPYLLIAGENSEVRDVIAGLVERQFQLVITDPYANAFNEGPTGLGHTEDLTEMRPWVWERKYEVDSLCYPIQLSYLLWKNTGRTSHFSAAFREGLSLILKLWRTEQYHETQSEYRFQRMNCPATDTLIRDGKGSETGYTGMTWSGFRPSDDACTYGYLIPSNMFAVVVLRYVVEIATEVLNDTELAKEAMDLSNEIDAGIQQYGIIEHPEFGLIYAYETDGMGNYNLMDDANVPSLLSSAYLGYCSMDDPIYVNTRKFILSSNNPFYFKGAAAAGVGSPHTPSDYIWPIALAMEGLTSESNNERKTILKLLESTDNGCGMMHEGFHKDDPSLYTREWFSWANMMYCELVLRTLDLQVKG
- a CDS encoding response regulator is translated as MKLILIEDEPDSLMGMKHAVESINMDMILYTAGTAESALEIIEEQQPELIVTDIMLPGMTGLDLVEYCRSESYGPKVIIVSGYNDFEYARRSLQIGAMDYLLKPYSTEDFIAKIEKTLLLIGREESLSGQMKHQQAYAEIGNRMMRDNDLIDFCFKQTPLEEHIYQRLKLWHLEWLADQAYSLFVMDTKGYPEGKPEGREYTIQTFAIGNIVQELLLEQQPSILFKDPKNRWVLLTGEESVEGLAVRIINEVKQYHKLDIALGASSRMQRFESIHDAYEEAMTAFRIHSLSAETSVFYESKDEGDYSSPEEMASILKAKDEELVQLKVHRFIRQTISVELGAGRNDRVRGILNYLSDIIVCLRKSSSKDLEEIPMSVWESLDECHTLEQYEEVVCRYLLHLSEKISSMSLNAVIERALQLISRRYMEDLSLQIIADELSLHPVWLSQLFKKETGQTYMDFLTSTRIEQAKKLLRESSLKVYEIAESVGYHDLQHFGSVFKKRVGQTPKEFRYGR
- a CDS encoding glycoside hydrolase family protein, which encodes MTNPIYPLILPAPKAGGYREENYYIWCGSCIRGEDGRYHLFASRWKKELGFGVHWLFNCEIVRAASDAPEGPYHYEETVLGRRDRSYFDGMNQHNPHIKYYNGTYYLYYMGTTYGGPIPGPNDFIPSERGAEVWNNKRIGLAVASSVFGPWSRKDTPLLEPRLGQWDGTITTNPAVAILDDGTTYMIYKSREYSGSTLQLGVAIADNPAGPFQRLSNQPILGFDNPDLHVEDPYLWHADGQFHLLMKDDFKNNCGGITGEWGAGIYATSDDCIHWNIHPDPKAYSRTVKWDDGSEIEMCNLERPNLLFQDGVPTHLFAATGTGEKAWHFDHTWNMVIPLTNGSQPKHNES
- a CDS encoding glycoside-pentoside-hexuronide (GPH):cation symporter, giving the protein MRKFGARDQVGYALGDIGGSFVNLYIGGFFLIFCTYVLGVSPYFMGTLFLLGKFFDAACNVIMGTLPDRWKLGKSGDKFLPYITISKWILAASCLLSFADVSGLGSTATHIWVVFVYLFFCVAYTADSIPYGSLASVITTDPVERTKLSRARAIGGMVVGLGFLSFVPMFIYDHSGSVIPEAFFQIAIVFSILSVLAYTGLVRLTTERIRDDKPAGAKSDYNFKDAFKVALKNRPLIGMMVASVGSLLMINGVSQLAPIVFAERYHMPGAFTINSFISIGITLVLFTIIPKLVARFNKRNIIIATSIFSFAATLFITFVTIENVYVFMAVYNLATIGSSVFVMVVWALVTDCIDYAELQTGKHYEGTLYSLYSFARKVGMGLGAAIGSYALGWVGFVSGAKSQSPEVAEGVLKMYTGMPILAFVIILIGVGLIYNLNTKRTNEMYAALKEMRAAK
- a CDS encoding histidine kinase, which translates into the protein MRKRLFSNTNTLFKKMFILMSLSIFIPVALVGYLSYSRSKAQLESVSSQFLADNLQLNGKQIDNFFQNVENESGKTISSLELQKLLRMEPPETYKEEVEFIKRLTGVVTQLKGSYETYVLPMDIEAYPNYSKLINFNKLRPEHYQRAAEQVGKGVWFQEWDENARRSNFIYVRAIRSSYYYEALGVIAIQISDSLLREELAFPSSFQNYTLLMVDGNNRIISHPNPREYGNTYEQETGWTGAGIVLQQEGWKLYATVPQKELTGHLDQIKNFTLWIVLGSLFVITLFLVLIVRNFTIPIKQLVSHMVKVRSGALTHFAFNDYQKDEIGQLVKGYNQMITGMSDLLLATKEMEAGKRQLELQTLNHQINPHFFYNTLDSIKWRAESAGEKHIASMVTKLASLLRFSLNNGDEWTTVEREIDHARTYLDIELLRSNRSFQVYFQVDPKITKLKMIKLVLQPIMENAVKHGINKLPEGIGKIRMTAKLQDEDLVFVIEDNGPGLSEGLRLNLEDRRANGEESGGIGLRNVHKRMQLHFGHEYGIQIDPEPNSGFRLTVRHPIASVT